From the genome of Alosa alosa isolate M-15738 ecotype Scorff River chromosome 18, AALO_Geno_1.1, whole genome shotgun sequence, one region includes:
- the LOC125311617 gene encoding cytochrome c oxidase assembly protein COX20, mitochondrial, whose translation MAGEEQGDKKQGFKLMGILDIQNTACAREALLHGAGGSLVAGLLHFLATSRVKRSFDVGFAGFFLTTLGSWCYCRYNNAMLRVQQRVIQEGIKNKVMYEGTSIDPTRKPKVDEKNS comes from the exons ATGGCTGGCGAGGAGCAAGGTGACAAAAAACAG GGATTCAAATTAATGGGGATTCTAGACATCCAGAACACTGCATGTGCCAGGGAAGCACTACTGCACGGCGCAGGGGGGTCTTTAGTGGCAGGACTCCTTCACTTCTTAGCCACAA GTCGGGTGAAGAGGTCATTTGATGTTGGCTTTGCTGGGTTCTTTCTGACAACACTGGGATCATG gtgctACTGCCGATACAACAATGCAATGCTGCGTGTTCAACAGAGAGTGATACAGGAAGGGATAAAGAACAAAGTCATGTATGAAGGCACCAGTATTGACCCCACACGGAAGCCCAAAGTAGACGAGAAGAACTCCTAG